One genomic segment of Sminthopsis crassicaudata isolate SCR6 chromosome 4, ASM4859323v1, whole genome shotgun sequence includes these proteins:
- the TIMM22 gene encoding mitochondrial import inner membrane translocase subunit Tim22 codes for MAAASRAPGSPGAAPEAAAEAPLQYSLLLQHLVGDKRQPRLLEPGVLGGIPSPAKSEEQKMIETAMESCAFKAALACVGGFVLGGAFGVFTAGIDTNVGFDPKDPYRTPTAREVLKDMGQRGLSYAKNFAIVGAIFSCTECLVESYRGKSDWKNSVLSGCITGGAIGFRAGLKAGAIGCGGFAAFSAAIDYYLR; via the exons GGCTCTCCGGGCGCGGCGCCCGAGGCGGCTGCCGAGGCCCCGCTCCAGTACAGTCTGCTCCTGCAGCACCTGGTGGGGGACAAGCGGCAGCCGCGGCTCCTGGAGCCCGGCGTCCTGGGCGGAATCCCGAGCCCGGCCAAGAGTGAGGAGCAGAAGATGATTGAGACGGCCATGGAGAGCTGCGCCTTCAAAGCCGCTCTGGCCTGCGTCGGGG GATTTGTCTTGGGGGGAGCGTTCGGGGTGTTCACCGCTGGCATCGATACGAATGTGGGCTTTGACCCGAAGGATCCCTACCGAACACCCACCGCGAGAGAAGTTCTCAAAGACATGGGGCAGAGGGGACTGTCCTACGCCAAGAACTTCGCCATCGTCGGGGCCATATTTTCCTGCACTGAGTGTCTGGTGGAGTCC TATCGGGGGAAATCTGACTGGAAGAACAGCGTCCTCAGTGGCTGCATCACTGGAGGAGCCATTGGCTTTAGAG CTGGCTTAAAGGCCGGGGCCATCGGCTGTGGAGGCTTTGCTGCTTTCTCTGCCGCCATCGACTATTATTTACGATGA